The Xylophilus rhododendri region TTCGACGTGGACGCCGAATACTCCGCCGACACGCTGGAAGACATCTACGACGAGCTCGAGAAGGCCAGCCGCCTGGTGCTGTCGGAGAACGTGACCGATTCGCTGGCCGGCGAGGTGCTGGGCGCCATCGCCCGCCAGGAAGACCTGAACGGCCGCATCCGCCGCAACGTGATGGATACCCGCCGCGCGGTGAGTTTCATGATGCGCAGCCGCATGCTCAACGCCGAGCAGTTCGAGGAGGCGCGCCAGATCCTGCGCGACATCGAATCGCTGGACAACCACACGGCTTTTCTCTTCGACAAGATCAACTTCCTGATGGATGCCACCGTCGGCTTCATCAACATCAACCAGAACAAGATCATCAAGATCTTCTCGGTGGCCAGCGTGGCCCTGCTGCCGCCGACGCTGATCGCCAGCATCTACGGCATGAACCTGCAGTTCCCCGAGCTGGCGGCGCTGGGCAAGGCGGCTTACCCGTATGTGATCTCGCTGATGGTCGGCAGCGCCGTCATCCCCATGCTGTACTTCCGCCGCCGCGGCTGGTTGAAGTAGCTCAGCGCAAGCCGAAGAGCGCCGCCACGATGGCCTGCGCGTAACGGCTGGCGACCACCTCGACGAAGGCGGGGAAATCCACATGCGCCGTGTCGTCGGCGCGGTCCGAGACGGTGCGCACGGCCGCGAAGGGCACGCGGTAGTCGTGGCAGACCTGCGCCACGGCCGCGCTTTCCATGTCCACCGCCAGCGCCTGCGGCAGGGCCGCGCGCAGTTCGGCCGCCTCGGCCAGGGCGCTCACGAAACGGTCGCCGCTCACCAGCAGGCCCTGGTGCACCTGCACCGCATGCAGGCCGAAGCGGGCCAGGTCGGCCGCATCGCACAGGCCGTCGACGTCGGCCAGGGCGCGGCGCGCGGCCTCGCGCAGCGCGGTCACCAGCGCCGGATCGGCGTCGAACCGGGCCCGGCCGTACAGCGGGATCTCGTGCCGGGGGAACAGCGGCGAGGCGTCCATGTCGTGCTGGATGAAGGCATCGCCGACCACCACATCACCCACCCGCACCGCAGTGCCCAGGCCGCCGGCCACGCCGGTGAAGAGCAGGCGCCGCACTTCGAAGCGCTCGATCAGCATCGCCGTGGTCGCGGCGGCCGCCACCTTGCCAATGCCGCAGAGCGCCAGCACGACCGGCTTTCCGCCCAGGCGGCCGCGCACGAATTCGCGGCCGGCGTGGGATACCGCGGGCTGGCGCTCCGCCAGCAGTTCGACCAGGCCGTGCTGCTCCTCCGGCAGGGCGCTCAACAGCCCGGTCGCAGCTTCATCCATCGCCATCAGGCCTTGTCCCGCAGTTCGCGCCGCAGCACCTTGCCGATCGGCGTCTTGGGCAGCTGATCGCGGAATTCCACCACCCGCGGGCGCTTGTAGCCGGTGAGGTTCTCCTGGCAATAGGCACGCACCTGCTGCTCGCTCACGCCTGCATCGCGGCGCACCACCACCAGCTTGACGGCCTCGCCGGTCTTGTCGTCGGGCACACCCACCACCGCGCATTCGGCCACGCCGGGCATGCTGGCCACCACGTTCTCGATCTCGTTGGGATAGACGTTGAAGCCGCTCACCAGGATCATGTCCTTCTTGCGGTCGACGATGCGGAAGAAGCCGCGCTCGTCCACCGTGGCGATGTCGCCGGTGCGCATGAAGCCATCGGATGTCATCACCTTGGCCGTGTCTTCCGGCCGCTGCCAGTAGCCGGCCATCACCTGCGGCCCGCGGATCGCGATCTCGCCGGGTTCGCCCATGGCCACCTCGTGGCCGTCGTCGTCGAGCAGCGCGAATTCGGTGGACGGCAGCGGAATGCCGATGCTGCCGCGCACCACGCCGTCCCCGGCCGTGGGATTGCAGGCCGCCGAGGGCGAGGTCTCCGACAGGCCATAGCCTTCGCGGATCTTCGAGCCGGTCTTCTGCTCCCAGAGCTCGGTGACCGCGGTGGACACCGCCGCGCCACCGGCCACGGTCAGGCGCAGGCCGCTCCAGTCGACCGTGCCGAAATCGGCATGGTTCGCCAGCCCGGCGAACAAGGTGCCGACCGCCGGAAAGACGTGGAAACGCTGCTGCGACAGCGTCTTCAGCGTGGCCTTCAGATCGCGCGGATTGGGCACCAGGATGCATTTGCTGCCGGTGCGCAGCGCCAGCATCATGATCACGGTGAAGGCGAAGATGTGATACAGCGGCAGCGCGCAGACGAAGGTGTGCTGCTCGCCGCCCGGCACCTTGCTGGTGGCCGGCGCATGCCAGGCCTCGGACTGCAGCACATTGGCGGTGACATTGCGGTGCAGCAGCATCGCGCCCTTGGCGACGCCGGTGGTGCCGCCGGTGTACTGCAGCAGCGCGAGGTCGTCCGGCCCCAGTTCCGGCGCGCGGAAGGCCAGGCGCCCGCCCCGCGCCAGCACCTCGTTGAAGCGCAGGGCCTTGGGCAGCTCGAAGGCCGGCACCATCTTCTTGAGATGCCGCACCGCCAGATTGACCAGCGTGCCCTTCAGCCAGCCCAGCCGATCGCCGGTGGCGCACAGCACGATATGTTCGATGGCGGTCCTGGCCAGGCACTTCTGCAGCGTGTGGGCGAAGTTCTCCAGCACGAAGATCGCCTTGGCGCCCGAGTCGCGCAGCTGGTGTTCCAGCTCCCGCGCGGTGTAGAGCGGATTGACGTTCACCACCACGCAGCCCGCGCGGATCACCGCGGCCACGGCGGCCGGGTACTGCGGCATGTTGGGCATCATCAGCGCCACCCGGTCGCCCCTGGAAAGGCCGAGCGACTGCAGCCAGGCGGCGATGCGGCGGCTGTCCCGGTCGGTGTCCGCGAACCGCACCTGCTCGCCCATGAAGGTGTAGGCCACCTTGTCGGCGTGTTCACGAAAGCCCTGGTCGATCAGCTCGGCCAGCGAACGGTAGGCGGAGGTGTCGATGTCGGCAGGCACGCCGGGCGGATAGGCATCGAGCCAGATTTTTTCCATGCTGTCTCCGGATGAACTGACGATTCTTTTTGGCAGGGGCCGAGCTTAGCGTCACAAGGCCCCTGGATAATCAGGGGCATGACGCATCCGGCACCGCTCCGTTGGAAACCAAACGTCACCGTCGCCGCGGTGATGGAACGGGAGGGCCGCTTCCTGCTGGTCGAGGAAGAAACCTCGGACGGGCTCAGGCTCAACAATCCCGCAGGCCATCTCGATCCGGGCGAAACCCCGGCCCAGGGCTGCGCCCGCGAGGCCATGGAAGAGTCGGCCCACGAGTTCACGCCGACGGCGCTGGTGGGTGTGTATATCTCGCGCTTCACCCGCAGCCGCGACCAGGAGGACATCACCTACCTGCGTTTCGCGTTCTCGGGAGAGGTCGGTGCCCACCATCCGGAACTGCCGCTGGACGAAGGCATCGTGCGTGCGGTGTGGATGACGGCCGACGAGATCCGGGCCTGCCCGGAGCGGCACCGCAGCCCGCTGCTGCTGCGTTGCCTGGAAGACTATCTGGCGGGCCAGCGCTTCCCGCTCTCCTCGATCTACAGCGATCCCAGCGTGACGGGGGCCTGACCCCCGCCGCCCGCCAGCGCCCTCAGACCTGGGCGCCGTTGTTGGGGTCTTTCGCGTCGCCCTTGGCGGCCTGCGGCTTGACCAGGTCTTCCCGCTTCACGCCCAGCCACATCGCGATCGCCGCTGCCACGAAGCAGGACGAGTAGATGCCGAACAGAATCCCGATGGTCAGCGCCAGCGAGAAGTAGTGCAGCGTGGCACCGCCGAAGAAGAACATCGACAGCACCATCATCTGGGTGGAGCCGTGGGTGATGATGGTGCGGCTGATGGTGGAGGTGATGGCGTGGTTGATCACCGCCTCGGTGTCCATCTTGCGCTGGCGCCGGAAGGTCTCGCGCACCCGGTCGAAGATGACCACCGACTCGTTGACCGAATAGCCCAGCACCGCCAGCACCGCCGCCAGCACCGCCAGCGAGAACTCCCACTGGAAGAAGGCGAAGAAGCCCAGGATGATGACCACGTCGTGCAGGTTGGCCAGCACGGTCGCCACGGCGAACTTCCATTCGAAGCGGAAGGCCAGGTAGATCATGATGCCGGCCACCACCACGGCCAGCGCCTTCAGGCCGTCGGTGGCCAGTTCCTCGCCCACCTGCGGGCCGACGAACTCGACCCGGCGCAGCGTGGCGCCGGCGGCCTTGTCGGCGCCCAGGGTGGCCATCACACGTTCGCTCTGCTGGGCCGAGCTGACGCCCTTCTGCGCCGGCAGGCGGATCATCACGTCGCGCGCGGTGCCGAAGTTCTGCACCTGCACATCCTGGAAGCCCAGGCCGGCCACCGCCTTGCGCACCGATTCCAGATCGGGCGACTGCGTGTAGTTGACCTCCATCACCGTGCCGCCGGTGAACTCCACCGACAGGTGCAGGCCGCGGTGCAGCAGGAAGAAGACGGCGAGCACGAAGGTGATCACCGAGACCGCGTTCAGCACCAGGGCATGGCGCATGAAGGGGATGTCGCGTCGGATGCGGAAGAATTCCATGGCTCTAGCTCCTTACTTCGCGACCGCGCGGGACGCTTCATCGGCGCCGGGGCGCCACACGGTGCCGATGGCCACGCTCTTCAACTTCTTGCGGCGGCCATACCAGAGGTTGACCAGGCCGCGCGAGAAGAACACGGCCGAGAACATCGAGGTCAGGATGCCGATGCAGTGCACCACCGCGAAGCCGCGCACCGGGCCCGAGCCGAAGGCCAGCAGGGCCAGGCCGGCGATCAGGGTGGTGACGTTCGAATCCAGGATGGTCGCCCAGGCCCGGTCGTAGCCGGCGGCAATCGCCGCCTGCGGCGAGGCGCCGTTGCGCAGTTCCTCGCGGATGCGTTCGTTGATCAGCACGTTCGAGTCGATCGCCACGCCCAGCGCCAGCGCCATGGCGGCGATGCCGGGCAGGGTCAGCGTGGCCTGCAGCATCGACAGGATGGCCACCAGCAGCATCACGTTGACCAGCAGCGCGATGGTGGAGATCACGCCGAACAGCGCGTAGTAGATGCACATGAAGACGGCGATCGCCGCCAGGCCCCAGGCCACGCTGTGGAAGCCGCGCGAGATGTTCTCGGCGCCCAGGCTCGGGCCGATGGTGCGTTCCTCGATGATTTCCATGGGCGCCGCCAGCGAGCCGGCGCGCAACAGCAGCGCGGTGTCGTTGGCTTCGGTGGTGCTCATGCTGCCGGAGATCTGCACCCGGCCGCCGCCGATTTCCGAGCGGATCACCGGGGCGGTCACGACCTCGCCCTTGCCCTTCTCGAAGAGCACGATGGCCATGCGCTTGCCGATGTTGTCGCGGGTGAT contains the following coding sequences:
- a CDS encoding 5'-methylthioadenosine/adenosylhomocysteine nucleosidase — translated: MDEAATGLLSALPEEQHGLVELLAERQPAVSHAGREFVRGRLGGKPVVLALCGIGKVAAAATTAMLIERFEVRRLLFTGVAGGLGTAVRVGDVVVGDAFIQHDMDASPLFPRHEIPLYGRARFDADPALVTALREAARRALADVDGLCDAADLARFGLHAVQVHQGLLVSGDRFVSALAEAAELRAALPQALAVDMESAAVAQVCHDYRVPFAAVRTVSDRADDTAHVDFPAFVEVVASRYAQAIVAALFGLR
- the secF gene encoding protein translocase subunit SecF, with translation MEFFRIRRDIPFMRHALVLNAVSVITFVLAVFFLLHRGLHLSVEFTGGTVMEVNYTQSPDLESVRKAVAGLGFQDVQVQNFGTARDVMIRLPAQKGVSSAQQSERVMATLGADKAAGATLRRVEFVGPQVGEELATDGLKALAVVVAGIMIYLAFRFEWKFAVATVLANLHDVVIILGFFAFFQWEFSLAVLAAVLAVLGYSVNESVVIFDRVRETFRRQRKMDTEAVINHAITSTISRTIITHGSTQMMVLSMFFFGGATLHYFSLALTIGILFGIYSSCFVAAAIAMWLGVKREDLVKPQAAKGDAKDPNNGAQV
- a CDS encoding NUDIX hydrolase, with protein sequence MTHPAPLRWKPNVTVAAVMEREGRFLLVEEETSDGLRLNNPAGHLDPGETPAQGCAREAMEESAHEFTPTALVGVYISRFTRSRDQEDITYLRFAFSGEVGAHHPELPLDEGIVRAVWMTADEIRACPERHRSPLLLRCLEDYLAGQRFPLSSIYSDPSVTGA
- a CDS encoding AMP-binding protein — encoded protein: MEKIWLDAYPPGVPADIDTSAYRSLAELIDQGFREHADKVAYTFMGEQVRFADTDRDSRRIAAWLQSLGLSRGDRVALMMPNMPQYPAAVAAVIRAGCVVVNVNPLYTARELEHQLRDSGAKAIFVLENFAHTLQKCLARTAIEHIVLCATGDRLGWLKGTLVNLAVRHLKKMVPAFELPKALRFNEVLARGGRLAFRAPELGPDDLALLQYTGGTTGVAKGAMLLHRNVTANVLQSEAWHAPATSKVPGGEQHTFVCALPLYHIFAFTVIMMLALRTGSKCILVPNPRDLKATLKTLSQQRFHVFPAVGTLFAGLANHADFGTVDWSGLRLTVAGGAAVSTAVTELWEQKTGSKIREGYGLSETSPSAACNPTAGDGVVRGSIGIPLPSTEFALLDDDGHEVAMGEPGEIAIRGPQVMAGYWQRPEDTAKVMTSDGFMRTGDIATVDERGFFRIVDRKKDMILVSGFNVYPNEIENVVASMPGVAECAVVGVPDDKTGEAVKLVVVRRDAGVSEQQVRAYCQENLTGYKRPRVVEFRDQLPKTPIGKVLRRELRDKA
- a CDS encoding magnesium and cobalt transport protein CorA, which encodes MLNIFSLANGRLFQEEIESLEELARFTPIWVDLESPTVEEKRWIKQHYEISIPEDATEDDIEESARFYEEDNGDLHVRSDFLIADEDEPRSVRVAFILNQLDTGKKSRGVLFSIHDEDVPVFRLLRLRARRAPGLIEDAKDVLLKLFDVDAEYSADTLEDIYDELEKASRLVLSENVTDSLAGEVLGAIARQEDLNGRIRRNVMDTRRAVSFMMRSRMLNAEQFEEARQILRDIESLDNHTAFLFDKINFLMDATVGFININQNKIIKIFSVASVALLPPTLIASIYGMNLQFPELAALGKAAYPYVISLMVGSAVIPMLYFRRRGWLK